From Homo sapiens chromosome 6, GRCh38.p14 Primary Assembly, the proteins below share one genomic window:
- the ZBTB9 gene encoding zinc finger and BTB domain-containing protein 9 isoform X1, with protein METPTPLPPVPASPTCNPAPRTIQIEFPQHSSSLLESLNRHRLEGKFCDVSLLVQGRELRAHKAVLAAASPYFHDKLLLGDAPRLTLPSVIEADAFEGLLQLIYSGRLRLPLDALPAHLLVASGLQMWQVVDQCSEILRELETSGGGISARGGNSYHALLSTTSSTGGWCIRSSPFQTPVQSSASTESPASTESPVGGEGSELGEVLQIQVEEEEEEEEDDDDEDQGSATLSQTPQPQRVSGVFPRPHGPHPLPMTATPRKLPEGESAPLELPAPPALPPKIFYIKQEPFEPKEEISGSGTQPGGAKEETKVFSGGDTEGNGELGFLLPSGPGPTSGGGGPSWKPVDLHGNEILSGGGGPGGAGQAVHGPVKLGGTPPADGKRFGCLCGKRFAVKPKRDRHIMLTFSLRPFGCGICNKRFKLKHHLTEHMKTHAGALHACPHCGRRFRVHACFLRHRDLCKGQGWATAHWTYK; from the coding sequence ATGGAAACCCCAACACCTTTGCCGCCTGTACCCGCCTCCCCGACCTGCAACCCAGCCCCACGGACAATCCAGATCGAGTTCCCACAGCATAGCTCGTCTCTGCTGGAATCTCTGAACCGCCACAGGCTAGAGGGAAAGTTCTGTGATGTGTCCCTCCTGGTGCAGGGCCGGGAACTTAGGGCTCATAAAGCAGTGTTAGCTGCTGCCTCTCCTTACTTCCATGACAAGCTGCTTCTGGGGGATGCGCCTCGTCTCACTCTACCGAGTGTCATTGAAGCCGATGCCTTCGAGGGGCTGCTCCAGCTCATTTATTCAGGGCGTCTCCGCCTGCCACTGGATGCTCTTCCTGCTCATCTCCTTGTGGCCAGTGGCCTTCAAATGTGGCAGGTAGTAGATCAGTGCTCAGAAATTCTTAGAGAATTAGAAACTTCAGGTGGTGGAATTTCAGCCCGTGGAGGAAACTCCTACCATGCCCTTCTTTCCACTACATCCTCTACAGGAGGCTGGTGCATTCGCTCTTCGCCTTTCCAGACCCCAGTACAGTCCTCTGCTTCTACTGAAAGCCCTGCTTCCACTGAGAGCCctgtgggaggggagggaagtgaACTGGGAGAAGTGCTGCAAATTCAggtggaagaagaagaggaggaggaggaagatgatgatgatgaggaccAGGGGTCAGCCACACTCTCTCAGACTCCTCAGCCCCAGAGAGTATCAGGGGTTTTTCCCCGTCCTCATGGACCCCACCCACTGCCCATGACTGCTACTCCCCGAAAGCTTCCAGAGGGTGAGAGTGCACCACTTGAGCTTCCTGCCCCTCCTGCACTGCCCCCCAAAATCTTCTACATTAAGCAGGAACCCTTCGAGCCTAAGGAGGAGATATCAGGAAGCGGAACTCAGCCTGGAGGAGCAAAGGAGGAAACCAAAGTGTTTTCTGGAGGGGACACTGAAGGGAATGGGGAGCTAGGGTTCTTGTTGCCTTCAGGGCCAGGGCCAACATCTGGGGGAGGGGGTCCATCCTGGAAACCAGTGGATCTTCATgggaatgaaatcctgtcagggggtggaggaCCTGGGGGAGCAGGCCAGGCCGTGCATGGGCCTGTGAAGCTAGGGGGGACACCCCCTGCAGATGGAAAacgctttggttgcctgtgtggGAAGCGGTTTGCAGTGAAGCCAAAGCGTGACCGGCACATCATGCTGACCTTCAGCCTTCGGCCTTTTGGCTGTGGCATCTGCAACAAGCGCTTCAAGCTGAAGCACCATCTGACAGAGCACATGAAGACCCATGCTGGAGCCCTGCATGCCTGTCCCCACTGTGGCCGTCGGTTCCGAGTCCATGCCTGTTTTCTCCGCCACCGGGACCTATGCAAGGGCCAGGGCTGGGCCACTGCCCACTGGACTTACAAGTGA